One window of Deltaproteobacteria bacterium genomic DNA carries:
- the waaF gene encoding lipopolysaccharide heptosyltransferase II, with amino-acid sequence MDAQSMGSEALESMASTIDIDVLNQTEGIERVLVRGANWVGDAVMTTPALAQIRRNLPHARIDLLVVPWVKDIFLHHPDVDRVVIYDRNQRHKGIRGKLALSARLKAERYDLAILFQNAFEAALIAFLAGIPRRAGYDTDVRGPLLTHAVHLRSQDKQVHQTDYYTRMLDRLGFRTDNPPLSIRVDPPAEKRVAETIAVSKRSHTGPIVVIAPGATYGSAKMWPPAYYGRLVQKIRAEWNGWVILLGSGSEKDICGYIAEFGGDNVLDLSGRAPLSEAVGWIDASDMVISNDSGLMHVAAALGKPQIVMFGPTNESTTGPANSRARTLNLHADCAPCMKKRCPTDHRCMKGIGPEDVFREAESLRERHC; translated from the coding sequence ATGGATGCACAATCGATGGGCTCAGAAGCCCTGGAGTCCATGGCCTCGACGATCGATATAGATGTGTTGAATCAAACCGAAGGCATAGAACGGGTTCTGGTTCGAGGTGCGAATTGGGTGGGGGATGCGGTGATGACCACACCCGCCCTGGCCCAAATACGCCGAAATCTTCCCCACGCTCGAATCGATCTTCTCGTCGTACCCTGGGTAAAGGATATTTTTCTTCACCACCCTGATGTGGACCGGGTAGTCATCTACGATCGGAATCAACGGCACAAGGGAATCAGAGGGAAGTTGGCGTTGTCCGCTCGACTGAAAGCCGAAAGGTATGATCTTGCCATTTTGTTTCAAAATGCATTCGAAGCGGCTCTCATCGCTTTCCTGGCGGGCATACCTCGGCGTGCGGGCTACGACACCGATGTTCGCGGCCCCCTGTTGACACACGCCGTCCACCTCAGATCCCAGGATAAACAGGTTCATCAGACAGATTATTACACGCGCATGCTCGATCGGTTGGGGTTCCGCACGGATAATCCGCCTCTTTCGATTCGGGTGGACCCGCCGGCTGAGAAGCGGGTGGCCGAAACCATCGCAGTTTCAAAACGGAGCCACACGGGCCCGATCGTTGTTATTGCGCCGGGAGCCACGTACGGATCGGCGAAAATGTGGCCTCCGGCCTATTATGGTCGGTTGGTCCAAAAGATTCGTGCTGAATGGAACGGATGGGTCATCCTGCTGGGCAGCGGAAGTGAAAAGGATATCTGTGGATATATAGCGGAATTTGGAGGCGACAACGTGCTGGACTTGAGTGGACGCGCCCCTCTTTCCGAAGCCGTCGGCTGGATCGACGCCTCCGATATGGTCATAAGTAACGACTCGGGTTTGATGCATGTGGCCGCCGCCCTGGGTAAACCTCAAATCGTCATGTTCGGCCCCACCAACGAGAGTACAACGGGTCCGGCCAACTCCAGGGCCCGAACGCTCAATCTTCACGCCGACTGCGCCCCCTGCATGAAGAAACGCTGTCCAACGGACCATCGATGCATGAAGGGCATCGGTCCGGAGGATGTGTTTCGGGAGGCGGAATCCCTGAGGGAGCGTCATTGCTAG
- a CDS encoding lysophospholipid acyltransferase family protein encodes MEVKSKGVPRGRQSPIKRVDHPIRAVLNALGRLDASKSRTLGKWFGRLWFATAPRRYALAVRNIRCSFPEMGNSGFARHMARQAFENIGQTIFEVFRLGALEPERLLEWVKFEGIEHYEKALARGKGVLLLTAHLGNWELLALTFPLVKEPGIAIARPLDFKPVDRYMEALRSSTGNQVLSKDGSIRSVLNALKEGKNVGVLLDQNTSHREGVFVPFFGRRACTNRSIAFLALATDCAVVPAYDNRLPSGRHVISIWPELELRRSGDKTRDIEDNTALFTRIIEQMIRKNPGQWLWMHNRWAQKPWSPWPRRSI; translated from the coding sequence TTGGAAGTGAAATCGAAGGGCGTTCCCAGGGGACGTCAATCGCCTATTAAACGCGTCGACCATCCCATCAGGGCCGTGCTCAATGCACTGGGCAGGCTGGATGCTTCAAAATCGCGGACTCTCGGCAAGTGGTTCGGCCGGCTCTGGTTCGCGACCGCACCCCGCAGGTATGCCTTGGCCGTTCGAAACATACGATGTTCTTTTCCCGAAATGGGCAATAGCGGATTTGCTCGGCATATGGCGCGCCAGGCGTTTGAAAACATCGGCCAGACCATATTCGAGGTCTTCAGGCTGGGCGCCCTGGAACCGGAACGCCTCCTTGAATGGGTGAAGTTCGAGGGCATTGAACACTACGAGAAAGCCCTCGCCAGAGGTAAGGGAGTACTTTTACTCACCGCCCACCTCGGCAATTGGGAGCTTTTGGCCTTGACATTCCCCCTGGTGAAGGAACCGGGAATTGCCATCGCACGACCCTTGGACTTCAAGCCGGTAGATCGTTACATGGAAGCCTTGCGCAGCTCCACCGGCAATCAGGTGCTTTCCAAGGACGGCTCGATCAGATCCGTTCTCAACGCCCTGAAAGAAGGAAAAAACGTCGGCGTACTCCTGGATCAGAACACGTCGCACCGCGAAGGCGTATTCGTTCCCTTTTTCGGCCGACGAGCCTGCACCAATCGAAGCATTGCTTTTCTGGCCTTAGCCACCGATTGCGCGGTCGTTCCGGCATACGACAACCGACTACCGTCGGGCAGGCACGTGATCTCTATTTGGCCGGAGCTGGAATTACGCCGATCCGGAGACAAAACCAGAGACATCGAGGACAATACGGCGCTATTCACCCGAATCATCGAACAAATGATTCGAAAGAATCCCGGACAATGGTTATGGATGCACAATCGATGGGCTCAGAAGCCCTGGAGTCCATGGCCTCGACGATCGATATAG
- the lpxK gene encoding tetraacyldisaccharide 4'-kinase, with protein sequence MMLERAWSNQKPAWHLAIVRAILYSLSWPYRLGTRIDRFLYDSGFRKIRKLPVRVACVGNISVGGSGKTPFCAFLARGLSARGERVVLISRGYRRQNRDKVLIVCHGSDAGGDVCRAGDEPALLARRSGSPVVVGADRVAAGELALQKFDPDWLVLDDGFQHRRLGRDVDIVLLDAGRCIEEEHLLPRGPLRESISGLKRAHMIVLTHWREDRVCRRNWDFLKSTMNKPMFRAVHKPAALLNGNEIMDPSVLSGKRVLAFCGLANNESFLETIEHLGARPVCFLGFRDHPRYSSRDVRRITSLAATHGAEAIVTTEKDLMNLQHLVRPDFRPLVLCIEMRLIEDEDAFWLSWNQIAEDVVWK encoded by the coding sequence TTGATGCTCGAACGCGCCTGGTCGAATCAGAAACCGGCTTGGCATCTTGCTATTGTGCGTGCGATACTGTATTCCCTCAGTTGGCCGTACCGGTTGGGAACCCGGATCGACCGTTTTTTGTACGACTCCGGTTTTCGCAAAATCAGAAAACTACCGGTTCGAGTAGCCTGCGTAGGCAACATCAGTGTGGGCGGATCCGGCAAAACACCCTTCTGCGCTTTCCTGGCTCGAGGCCTGTCGGCGAGAGGCGAGAGAGTCGTGCTCATCAGCAGGGGTTACCGACGGCAAAACAGAGACAAGGTGCTCATCGTATGCCACGGAAGTGATGCCGGAGGCGATGTATGCCGAGCCGGCGACGAGCCCGCTCTTTTGGCGAGGAGGTCCGGCAGTCCCGTTGTGGTCGGGGCGGACCGGGTGGCTGCCGGCGAGCTGGCCCTCCAAAAATTTGATCCCGACTGGCTCGTTTTGGACGACGGATTCCAACATAGGCGGCTGGGCAGAGACGTGGATATCGTCCTTTTGGACGCCGGTCGCTGCATAGAAGAGGAGCATCTGCTTCCCCGGGGGCCTCTGCGAGAGTCGATCTCCGGATTGAAGAGGGCCCACATGATTGTCCTCACGCATTGGAGAGAAGACCGGGTCTGCCGGAGGAATTGGGATTTCTTGAAAAGCACGATGAACAAACCCATGTTCCGGGCTGTACATAAGCCCGCCGCGCTCCTGAACGGCAATGAGATCATGGACCCCTCAGTCCTTTCCGGAAAGAGAGTCCTGGCTTTTTGCGGTCTGGCCAATAACGAGTCCTTCCTGGAAACGATCGAGCACCTGGGAGCCCGGCCCGTCTGCTTTTTGGGATTCCGTGATCATCCCAGGTATTCTTCGAGGGACGTTCGACGAATTACGAGTCTCGCGGCAACGCATGGAGCCGAAGCCATAGTAACCACGGAAAAAGATCTTATGAATCTGCAACACCTTGTCCGGCCTGATTTCAGACCTCTTGTGCTTTGTATAGAAATGCGATTGATAGAAGATGAAGATGCGTTCTGGCTATCCTGGAATCAGATTGCAGAGGATGTGGTTTGGAAGTGA
- a CDS encoding 3-deoxy-D-manno-octulosonic acid transferase produces MYLLYDVIFTLCLLVSGPVLLARMAFRRKYRESFFAKLGIWPGRLRRRIRRLDRPVWIHALSVGELISALPLVRLFHSEHPDIPLVVSTSTETGQALARSRLEGVAGGVFYAPLDVRPVVRSVVCRIRPRMFLLVETDLWPCLLDILEKENVPSAFVNVRISSRSANRYQHIRPLMRRIFRCFSFIGAQTEGDARRLGRIGAPLTRVQVTGNLKFDIRPEPLSDGERRAFAKDLGWVYGKQPIIVAGSTHAGEERLLFRALARLRKSSPNLVMLVAPRDRERFDAVHELAAGMGFDPVVSSSKPKDAHAVVVLDVFGQLSRAYAIASAAFVGGSLVPQGGHNLLEPAVHGIPVLFGPHTEDFRDMAEEMENEKAGLRVRDENHLVDVLEKLLRDSTLRSELGERGRRFCVRNRGAVKKTLDHIGALS; encoded by the coding sequence ATGTACCTGCTCTATGATGTCATTTTCACACTGTGCCTGCTCGTAAGTGGTCCCGTGCTCCTGGCGCGAATGGCCTTTAGACGAAAGTATCGGGAATCCTTCTTCGCCAAACTGGGCATCTGGCCGGGAAGGTTGCGAAGGCGGATTCGGCGCTTGGACAGACCGGTTTGGATCCACGCCCTCAGCGTCGGGGAACTGATTTCCGCTCTGCCGCTTGTTCGTCTTTTCCATTCTGAACATCCTGATATTCCTTTGGTGGTTTCCACCAGTACGGAGACCGGTCAAGCCCTGGCTCGATCGAGACTCGAGGGAGTGGCCGGCGGTGTTTTTTACGCCCCTCTGGACGTACGCCCCGTAGTTAGAAGTGTCGTTTGCAGAATACGACCAAGAATGTTCTTATTGGTTGAGACCGACCTCTGGCCATGCCTGCTGGACATACTGGAGAAGGAAAACGTACCTTCGGCTTTTGTAAACGTCCGGATATCGTCAAGATCCGCAAATCGGTATCAGCATATCCGCCCCTTGATGCGGAGGATCTTCCGTTGCTTTTCTTTCATTGGAGCGCAAACGGAAGGGGATGCGAGACGACTGGGACGCATCGGAGCTCCTCTGACCCGCGTTCAGGTGACCGGTAATCTGAAGTTCGATATCCGGCCGGAGCCGCTTTCGGATGGCGAACGACGCGCGTTCGCCAAAGATCTTGGGTGGGTTTACGGTAAGCAACCGATCATTGTGGCGGGTAGCACCCACGCCGGTGAAGAACGCCTGCTTTTTCGGGCCCTCGCCAGGCTCCGGAAATCATCCCCGAACCTGGTCATGCTCGTGGCGCCACGTGACCGAGAACGGTTCGATGCGGTACACGAATTGGCCGCTGGAATGGGTTTCGACCCTGTGGTGAGTTCTTCCAAGCCTAAAGACGCGCATGCGGTCGTGGTTTTGGACGTTTTCGGACAGTTGTCCCGCGCATATGCCATTGCCTCGGCGGCCTTTGTGGGAGGCAGTCTCGTTCCCCAGGGCGGCCATAATTTGCTCGAGCCCGCGGTCCACGGCATTCCGGTTCTTTTCGGTCCCCACACAGAGGATTTTCGAGATATGGCGGAAGAAATGGAGAACGAAAAAGCCGGATTAAGAGTCAGGGACGAAAACCATCTCGTAGATGTTCTCGAAAAACTGCTGAGAGATTCGACTCTGAGGAGCGAACTGGGGGAACGAGGAAGACGATTTTGCGTCCGCAATCGGGGCGCCGTCAAGAAGACTTTGGATCATATTGGAGCGTTGTCTTGA